One genomic window of Solanum dulcamara chromosome 12, daSolDulc1.2, whole genome shotgun sequence includes the following:
- the LOC129876186 gene encoding uncharacterized protein LOC129876186 isoform X5 produces the protein MASAEKSSAPFGSWKSPITADIVSGSDKRLEGFTVDSHGHLIWLETRPAESGRAVLVKESGEDITPKDFNVRTTVHEYGGGSFGVSGDVLVFSNFDDQRLYKQLLPSSGPMPITPDYAGPHVRYANGVFDGRLNRYIAVREDHRGVDAMPTNEIVSVALNDNTTEEPKVLISGNDFYAFPRMDLKGERLAWIEWSHPNMHWDKAELWVGYISDSGDIEKRLVVAGGCPTLVESPTEPLWSSKGELFFITDRNAGFWNLYKWTEDKNEVLVIYSLNAEFTRPLWDFGNRCYDIIERKEESTIIACSYRQHGKSHLGVINQAKNSFCSVDIPFTYISNIVAGGQILYIEGASSVLPTSLAKVILDDHMSNVVYFSIMWSSSSDIDKYISYFSRPEFIEFPTDVAGQNAYAYFYPPCNPEYNGSQEEKPPLLLESHGGPTDEARGTLNLSIQYWTSRGWAFVDVNYGGSTGYGRAYRERLLGKWGIVDINDCCSCAKSLVDEGKVDGKRLCITGCSAGGYTTLASLAFRDTFRAGASLFGVLFLHEVVVRSAYTLPSLNSTFGTSLSLALWSQTCTSYALLHYWNGGGGE, from the exons ATGGCTTCAGCTGAAAAAAGTAGTGCTCCATTCGGCTCATGGAAGTCACCTATCACTGCCGATATCGTCTCGGGTTCCGATAAACGCCTTGAAGGCTTCACCGTAGACTCCCATGGCCACCTAATATGGCTGGAGACTCGCCCTGCTGAATCTGGACGAGCTGTGCTTGTTAAAGAATCAGGGGAGGATATTACACCCAAAGACTTCAATGTTCGGACCACTGTTCATGAATATGGTGGTGGCTCTTTTGGGGTTTCTGGAGATGTACTTGTTTTCTCCAATTTTGATGACCAGAGATTGTACAAACAGCTTCTCCCTTCTTCAG GTCCAATGCCGATAACTCCAGATTATGCGGGACCTCATGTAAGGTATGCTAATGGGGTCTTTGATGGTCGTTTAAACCGTTATATTGCTGTAAGAGAAG ATCATCGAGGGGTTGATGCAATGCCAACTAATGAGATTGTGAGTGTTGCCCTTAATGATAACACCACTGAAG AACCAAAAGTCTTGATTAGTGGGAATGACTTCTATGCATTCCCACGGATGGACCTGAAAGGGGAGCGTTTGGCCTGGATAGAATGGAGCCACCCTAACATGCATTGGGATAAAGCAGAGCTTTGGGTCGGGTATATATCTGATAGCGG AGACATCGAGAAGCGATTAGTAGTTGCTGGTGGCTGTCCTACTCTGGTGGAATCGCCAACTGAGCCTCTATGGTCGTCCAAAG GGGAATTATTTTTCATAACAGATAGAAATGCAGGGTTTTGGAACTTATACAAATGG ACTGAAGATAAAAATGAGGTCCTTGTAATTTACTCTTTGAACGCTGAGTTCACAAGACCATTATGGGATTTTGGAAATCGATGTTATGACATCATTGAGAGGAAAGAGGAATCAACAATTATTGCTTGCAGCTACAG GCAACATGGAAAGTCACATCTTGGTGTTATAAATCAAGCTAAGAACTCTTTCTGTTCAGTTGATATTCCATTCACTTACATATCAAATATT GTTGCAGGTGGACAGATCCTTTACATTGAGGGTGCATCTTCTGTTCTTCCTACATCTTTAGCAAAG GTGATACTAGATGATCATATGTCAAATGTTGTATATTTCAGTATCATGTGGTCATCTTCTTCAGACATTGACAAGTACATATCATATTTTAGCCGCCCAGAGTTTATTGAATTTCCAACAGATGTGGCAGGTCAAAATGCCTATGCATACTTCTATCCTCCGTGCAATCCAGAATATAATGGTAGTCAAGAAGAAAAACCTCCACTGTTGCTAGAAAGCCATG GAGGGCCAACAGATGAGGCACGTGGAACCTTAAATCTTAGCATCCAATATTGGACTAGTAGAGGATGGGCATTTGTGGATGTTAACTATGGAGGAAGTACAG gtTATGGCAGGGCATACCGAGAACGCCTTTTGGGGAAGTGGGGAATTGTTGACATCAATGATTGTTGCTCGTGTGCTAAAAGTTTG GTGGATGAGGGGAAGGTTGACGGAAAGCGCCTTTGCATAACTGGGTGTTCTGCTGGTGGTTACACAACATTAGCTTCTCTTGCTTTCAGAGATACATTCAGAGCTGGCGCTTCTTTATTTGGA GTTCTCTtcctccatgaggtagtggtaaggtctgcgtacactctaccctccctgAACTCCACTTTTGGGACCTCTCtgtcactgg CTCTCTGGTCACAAACTTGTACCTCCTATGCTCTACTTCACTATTGGAATGGGGGAGGGGGTGAGTGA
- the LOC129876186 gene encoding uncharacterized protein LOC129876186 isoform X2 has product MASAEKSSAPFGSWKSPITADIVSGSDKRLEGFTVDSHGHLIWLETRPAESGRAVLVKESGEDITPKDFNVRTTVHEYGGGSFGVSGDVLVFSNFDDQRLYKQLLPSSGPMPITPDYAGPHVRYANGVFDGRLNRYIAVREDHRGVDAMPTNEIVSVALNDNTTEEPKVLISGNDFYAFPRMDLKGERLAWIEWSHPNMHWDKAELWVGYISDSGDIEKRLVVAGGCPTLVESPTEPLWSSKGELFFITDRNAGFWNLYKWTEDKNEVLVIYSLNAEFTRPLWDFGNRCYDIIERKEESTIIACSYRQHGKSHLGVINQAKNSFCSVDIPFTYISNIVAGGQILYIEGASSVLPTSLAKVILDDHMSNVVYFSIMWSSSSDIDKYISYFSRPEFIEFPTDVAGQNAYAYFYPPCNPEYNGSQEEKPPLLLESHGGPTDEARGTLNLSIQYWTSRGWAFVDVNYGGSTGYGRAYRERLLGKWGIVDINDCCSCAKSLVDEGKVDGKRLCITGCSAGGYTTLASLAFRDTFRAGASLFGIADLKSLSDQMHKFESHYIINLAGNEIALNERSPINFVDRFSCPIILFQGLEDTVVQPEQARKIYQALKKKGLPVALVEYEGESHGFRRVLQLLHQLLNMLQQLI; this is encoded by the exons ATGGCTTCAGCTGAAAAAAGTAGTGCTCCATTCGGCTCATGGAAGTCACCTATCACTGCCGATATCGTCTCGGGTTCCGATAAACGCCTTGAAGGCTTCACCGTAGACTCCCATGGCCACCTAATATGGCTGGAGACTCGCCCTGCTGAATCTGGACGAGCTGTGCTTGTTAAAGAATCAGGGGAGGATATTACACCCAAAGACTTCAATGTTCGGACCACTGTTCATGAATATGGTGGTGGCTCTTTTGGGGTTTCTGGAGATGTACTTGTTTTCTCCAATTTTGATGACCAGAGATTGTACAAACAGCTTCTCCCTTCTTCAG GTCCAATGCCGATAACTCCAGATTATGCGGGACCTCATGTAAGGTATGCTAATGGGGTCTTTGATGGTCGTTTAAACCGTTATATTGCTGTAAGAGAAG ATCATCGAGGGGTTGATGCAATGCCAACTAATGAGATTGTGAGTGTTGCCCTTAATGATAACACCACTGAAG AACCAAAAGTCTTGATTAGTGGGAATGACTTCTATGCATTCCCACGGATGGACCTGAAAGGGGAGCGTTTGGCCTGGATAGAATGGAGCCACCCTAACATGCATTGGGATAAAGCAGAGCTTTGGGTCGGGTATATATCTGATAGCGG AGACATCGAGAAGCGATTAGTAGTTGCTGGTGGCTGTCCTACTCTGGTGGAATCGCCAACTGAGCCTCTATGGTCGTCCAAAG GGGAATTATTTTTCATAACAGATAGAAATGCAGGGTTTTGGAACTTATACAAATGG ACTGAAGATAAAAATGAGGTCCTTGTAATTTACTCTTTGAACGCTGAGTTCACAAGACCATTATGGGATTTTGGAAATCGATGTTATGACATCATTGAGAGGAAAGAGGAATCAACAATTATTGCTTGCAGCTACAG GCAACATGGAAAGTCACATCTTGGTGTTATAAATCAAGCTAAGAACTCTTTCTGTTCAGTTGATATTCCATTCACTTACATATCAAATATT GTTGCAGGTGGACAGATCCTTTACATTGAGGGTGCATCTTCTGTTCTTCCTACATCTTTAGCAAAG GTGATACTAGATGATCATATGTCAAATGTTGTATATTTCAGTATCATGTGGTCATCTTCTTCAGACATTGACAAGTACATATCATATTTTAGCCGCCCAGAGTTTATTGAATTTCCAACAGATGTGGCAGGTCAAAATGCCTATGCATACTTCTATCCTCCGTGCAATCCAGAATATAATGGTAGTCAAGAAGAAAAACCTCCACTGTTGCTAGAAAGCCATG GAGGGCCAACAGATGAGGCACGTGGAACCTTAAATCTTAGCATCCAATATTGGACTAGTAGAGGATGGGCATTTGTGGATGTTAACTATGGAGGAAGTACAG gtTATGGCAGGGCATACCGAGAACGCCTTTTGGGGAAGTGGGGAATTGTTGACATCAATGATTGTTGCTCGTGTGCTAAAAGTTTG GTGGATGAGGGGAAGGTTGACGGAAAGCGCCTTTGCATAACTGGGTGTTCTGCTGGTGGTTACACAACATTAGCTTCTCTTGCTTTCAGAGATACATTCAGAGCTGGCGCTTCTTTATTTGGA ATTGCCGATTTGAAGTCATTGAGTGATCAGATGCACAAATTTGAATCCCACTATATTATTAATCTCGCTG GTAACGAAATCGCTTTAAATGAGCGGTCTCCTATCAACTTTGTTGATCGATTCTCTTGCCCCATAATATTGTTCCAAGGATTAGAAGACACA GTTGTCCAGCCAGAACAGGCCCGAAAAATCTACCAGGCATTGAAGAAAAAGGGTTTACCTGTGGCTCTCGTGGAATATGAAGGAGAATCTCATGGATTTCGTAGG GTGTTGCAGCTGCTGCATCAATTATTAAATATGCTTCAGCAATTGATATAG
- the LOC129876186 gene encoding uncharacterized protein LOC129876186 isoform X1 has product MASAEKSSAPFGSWKSPITADIVSGSDKRLEGFTVDSHGHLIWLETRPAESGRAVLVKESGEDITPKDFNVRTTVHEYGGGSFGVSGDVLVFSNFDDQRLYKQLLPSSGPMPITPDYAGPHVRYANGVFDGRLNRYIAVREDHRGVDAMPTNEIVSVALNDNTTEEPKVLISGNDFYAFPRMDLKGERLAWIEWSHPNMHWDKAELWVGYISDSGDIEKRLVVAGGCPTLVESPTEPLWSSKGELFFITDRNAGFWNLYKWTEDKNEVLVIYSLNAEFTRPLWDFGNRCYDIIERKEESTIIACSYRQHGKSHLGVINQAKNSFCSVDIPFTYISNIVAGGQILYIEGASSVLPTSLAKVILDDHMSNVVYFSIMWSSSSDIDKYISYFSRPEFIEFPTDVAGQNAYAYFYPPCNPEYNGSQEEKPPLLLESHGGPTDEARGTLNLSIQYWTSRGWAFVDVNYGGSTGYGRAYRERLLGKWGIVDINDCCSCAKSLVDEGKVDGKRLCITGCSAGGYTTLASLAFRDTFRAGASLFGIADLKSLSDQMHKFESHYIINLAGNEIALNERSPINFVDRFSCPIILFQGLEDTVVQPEQARKIYQALKKKGLPVALVEYEGESHGFRRAESIKFTLEQQMVFFAQTVGHFAVADDITPTHVDNFD; this is encoded by the exons ATGGCTTCAGCTGAAAAAAGTAGTGCTCCATTCGGCTCATGGAAGTCACCTATCACTGCCGATATCGTCTCGGGTTCCGATAAACGCCTTGAAGGCTTCACCGTAGACTCCCATGGCCACCTAATATGGCTGGAGACTCGCCCTGCTGAATCTGGACGAGCTGTGCTTGTTAAAGAATCAGGGGAGGATATTACACCCAAAGACTTCAATGTTCGGACCACTGTTCATGAATATGGTGGTGGCTCTTTTGGGGTTTCTGGAGATGTACTTGTTTTCTCCAATTTTGATGACCAGAGATTGTACAAACAGCTTCTCCCTTCTTCAG GTCCAATGCCGATAACTCCAGATTATGCGGGACCTCATGTAAGGTATGCTAATGGGGTCTTTGATGGTCGTTTAAACCGTTATATTGCTGTAAGAGAAG ATCATCGAGGGGTTGATGCAATGCCAACTAATGAGATTGTGAGTGTTGCCCTTAATGATAACACCACTGAAG AACCAAAAGTCTTGATTAGTGGGAATGACTTCTATGCATTCCCACGGATGGACCTGAAAGGGGAGCGTTTGGCCTGGATAGAATGGAGCCACCCTAACATGCATTGGGATAAAGCAGAGCTTTGGGTCGGGTATATATCTGATAGCGG AGACATCGAGAAGCGATTAGTAGTTGCTGGTGGCTGTCCTACTCTGGTGGAATCGCCAACTGAGCCTCTATGGTCGTCCAAAG GGGAATTATTTTTCATAACAGATAGAAATGCAGGGTTTTGGAACTTATACAAATGG ACTGAAGATAAAAATGAGGTCCTTGTAATTTACTCTTTGAACGCTGAGTTCACAAGACCATTATGGGATTTTGGAAATCGATGTTATGACATCATTGAGAGGAAAGAGGAATCAACAATTATTGCTTGCAGCTACAG GCAACATGGAAAGTCACATCTTGGTGTTATAAATCAAGCTAAGAACTCTTTCTGTTCAGTTGATATTCCATTCACTTACATATCAAATATT GTTGCAGGTGGACAGATCCTTTACATTGAGGGTGCATCTTCTGTTCTTCCTACATCTTTAGCAAAG GTGATACTAGATGATCATATGTCAAATGTTGTATATTTCAGTATCATGTGGTCATCTTCTTCAGACATTGACAAGTACATATCATATTTTAGCCGCCCAGAGTTTATTGAATTTCCAACAGATGTGGCAGGTCAAAATGCCTATGCATACTTCTATCCTCCGTGCAATCCAGAATATAATGGTAGTCAAGAAGAAAAACCTCCACTGTTGCTAGAAAGCCATG GAGGGCCAACAGATGAGGCACGTGGAACCTTAAATCTTAGCATCCAATATTGGACTAGTAGAGGATGGGCATTTGTGGATGTTAACTATGGAGGAAGTACAG gtTATGGCAGGGCATACCGAGAACGCCTTTTGGGGAAGTGGGGAATTGTTGACATCAATGATTGTTGCTCGTGTGCTAAAAGTTTG GTGGATGAGGGGAAGGTTGACGGAAAGCGCCTTTGCATAACTGGGTGTTCTGCTGGTGGTTACACAACATTAGCTTCTCTTGCTTTCAGAGATACATTCAGAGCTGGCGCTTCTTTATTTGGA ATTGCCGATTTGAAGTCATTGAGTGATCAGATGCACAAATTTGAATCCCACTATATTATTAATCTCGCTG GTAACGAAATCGCTTTAAATGAGCGGTCTCCTATCAACTTTGTTGATCGATTCTCTTGCCCCATAATATTGTTCCAAGGATTAGAAGACACA GTTGTCCAGCCAGAACAGGCCCGAAAAATCTACCAGGCATTGAAGAAAAAGGGTTTACCTGTGGCTCTCGTGGAATATGAAGGAGAATCTCATGGATTTCGTAGG GCGGAAAGCATAAAATTCACTCTTGAGCAACAAATGGTGTTCTTTGCTCAAACAGTTGGACATTTTGCAGTGGCTGATGATATAACTCCCACACACGTTGACAACTTTGATTAA
- the LOC129876186 gene encoding uncharacterized protein LOC129876186 isoform X3 gives MASAEKSSAPFGSWKSPITADIVSGSDKRLEGFTVDSHGHLIWLETRPAESGRAVLVKESGEDITPKDFNVRTTVHEYGGGSFGVSGDVLVFSNFDDQRLYKQLLPSSGPMPITPDYAGPHVRYANGVFDGRLNRYIAVREDHRGVDAMPTNEIVSVALNDNTTEEPKVLISGNDFYAFPRMDLKGERLAWIEWSHPNMHWDKAELWVGYISDSGDIEKRLVVAGGCPTLVESPTEPLWSSKGELFFITDRNAGFWNLYKWTEDKNEVLVIYSLNAEFTRPLWDFGNRCYDIIERKEESTIIACSYRQHGKSHLGVINQAKNSFCSVDIPFTYISNIVAGGQILYIEGASSVLPTSLAKVILDDHMSNVVYFSIMWSSSSDIDKYISYFSRPEFIEFPTDVAGQNAYAYFYPPCNPEYNGSQEEKPPLLLESHGGPTDEARGTLNLSIQYWTSRGWAFVDVNYGGSTGYGRAYRERLLGKWGIVDINDCCSCAKSLVDEGKVDGKRLCITGCSAGGYTTLASLAFRDTFRAGASLFGIADLKSLSDQMHKFESHYIINLAGNEIALNERSPINFVDRFSCPIILFQGLEDTVNCCNLCFFFFHFTLHY, from the exons ATGGCTTCAGCTGAAAAAAGTAGTGCTCCATTCGGCTCATGGAAGTCACCTATCACTGCCGATATCGTCTCGGGTTCCGATAAACGCCTTGAAGGCTTCACCGTAGACTCCCATGGCCACCTAATATGGCTGGAGACTCGCCCTGCTGAATCTGGACGAGCTGTGCTTGTTAAAGAATCAGGGGAGGATATTACACCCAAAGACTTCAATGTTCGGACCACTGTTCATGAATATGGTGGTGGCTCTTTTGGGGTTTCTGGAGATGTACTTGTTTTCTCCAATTTTGATGACCAGAGATTGTACAAACAGCTTCTCCCTTCTTCAG GTCCAATGCCGATAACTCCAGATTATGCGGGACCTCATGTAAGGTATGCTAATGGGGTCTTTGATGGTCGTTTAAACCGTTATATTGCTGTAAGAGAAG ATCATCGAGGGGTTGATGCAATGCCAACTAATGAGATTGTGAGTGTTGCCCTTAATGATAACACCACTGAAG AACCAAAAGTCTTGATTAGTGGGAATGACTTCTATGCATTCCCACGGATGGACCTGAAAGGGGAGCGTTTGGCCTGGATAGAATGGAGCCACCCTAACATGCATTGGGATAAAGCAGAGCTTTGGGTCGGGTATATATCTGATAGCGG AGACATCGAGAAGCGATTAGTAGTTGCTGGTGGCTGTCCTACTCTGGTGGAATCGCCAACTGAGCCTCTATGGTCGTCCAAAG GGGAATTATTTTTCATAACAGATAGAAATGCAGGGTTTTGGAACTTATACAAATGG ACTGAAGATAAAAATGAGGTCCTTGTAATTTACTCTTTGAACGCTGAGTTCACAAGACCATTATGGGATTTTGGAAATCGATGTTATGACATCATTGAGAGGAAAGAGGAATCAACAATTATTGCTTGCAGCTACAG GCAACATGGAAAGTCACATCTTGGTGTTATAAATCAAGCTAAGAACTCTTTCTGTTCAGTTGATATTCCATTCACTTACATATCAAATATT GTTGCAGGTGGACAGATCCTTTACATTGAGGGTGCATCTTCTGTTCTTCCTACATCTTTAGCAAAG GTGATACTAGATGATCATATGTCAAATGTTGTATATTTCAGTATCATGTGGTCATCTTCTTCAGACATTGACAAGTACATATCATATTTTAGCCGCCCAGAGTTTATTGAATTTCCAACAGATGTGGCAGGTCAAAATGCCTATGCATACTTCTATCCTCCGTGCAATCCAGAATATAATGGTAGTCAAGAAGAAAAACCTCCACTGTTGCTAGAAAGCCATG GAGGGCCAACAGATGAGGCACGTGGAACCTTAAATCTTAGCATCCAATATTGGACTAGTAGAGGATGGGCATTTGTGGATGTTAACTATGGAGGAAGTACAG gtTATGGCAGGGCATACCGAGAACGCCTTTTGGGGAAGTGGGGAATTGTTGACATCAATGATTGTTGCTCGTGTGCTAAAAGTTTG GTGGATGAGGGGAAGGTTGACGGAAAGCGCCTTTGCATAACTGGGTGTTCTGCTGGTGGTTACACAACATTAGCTTCTCTTGCTTTCAGAGATACATTCAGAGCTGGCGCTTCTTTATTTGGA ATTGCCGATTTGAAGTCATTGAGTGATCAGATGCACAAATTTGAATCCCACTATATTATTAATCTCGCTG GTAACGAAATCGCTTTAAATGAGCGGTCTCCTATCAACTTTGTTGATCGATTCTCTTGCCCCATAATATTGTTCCAAGGATTAGAAGACACAGTAAACTGCTGCAACttgtgcttttttttttttcattttactcTGCATTATTAA
- the LOC129876186 gene encoding uncharacterized protein LOC129876186 isoform X6 produces MASAEKSSAPFGSWKSPITADIVSGSDKRLEGFTVDSHGHLIWLETRPAESGRAVLVKESGEDITPKDFNVRTTVHEYGGGSFGVSGDVLVFSNFDDQRLYKQLLPSSGPMPITPDYAGPHVRYANGVFDGRLNRYIAVREDHRGVDAMPTNEIVSVALNDNTTEEPKVLISGNDFYAFPRMDLKGERLAWIEWSHPNMHWDKAELWVGYISDSGDIEKRLVVAGGCPTLVESPTEPLWSSKGELFFITDRNAGFWNLYKWTEDKNEVLVIYSLNAEFTRPLWDFGNRCYDIIERKEESTIIACSYRQHGKSHLGVINQAKNSFCSVDIPFTYISNIVAGGQILYIEGASSVLPTSLAKVILDDHMSNVVYFSIMWSSSSDIDKYISYFSRPEFIEFPTDVAGQNAYAYFYPPCNPEYNGSQEEKPPLLLESHGGPTDEARGTLNLSIQYWTSRGWAFVDVNYGGSTGYGRAYRERLLGKWGIVDINDCCSCAKSLVDEGKVDGKRLCITGCSAGGYTTLASLAFRDTFRAGASLFGPRVFRTQVLFLHEVVVRSAYTLPSLNSTFGTSLSLDCRFEVIE; encoded by the exons ATGGCTTCAGCTGAAAAAAGTAGTGCTCCATTCGGCTCATGGAAGTCACCTATCACTGCCGATATCGTCTCGGGTTCCGATAAACGCCTTGAAGGCTTCACCGTAGACTCCCATGGCCACCTAATATGGCTGGAGACTCGCCCTGCTGAATCTGGACGAGCTGTGCTTGTTAAAGAATCAGGGGAGGATATTACACCCAAAGACTTCAATGTTCGGACCACTGTTCATGAATATGGTGGTGGCTCTTTTGGGGTTTCTGGAGATGTACTTGTTTTCTCCAATTTTGATGACCAGAGATTGTACAAACAGCTTCTCCCTTCTTCAG GTCCAATGCCGATAACTCCAGATTATGCGGGACCTCATGTAAGGTATGCTAATGGGGTCTTTGATGGTCGTTTAAACCGTTATATTGCTGTAAGAGAAG ATCATCGAGGGGTTGATGCAATGCCAACTAATGAGATTGTGAGTGTTGCCCTTAATGATAACACCACTGAAG AACCAAAAGTCTTGATTAGTGGGAATGACTTCTATGCATTCCCACGGATGGACCTGAAAGGGGAGCGTTTGGCCTGGATAGAATGGAGCCACCCTAACATGCATTGGGATAAAGCAGAGCTTTGGGTCGGGTATATATCTGATAGCGG AGACATCGAGAAGCGATTAGTAGTTGCTGGTGGCTGTCCTACTCTGGTGGAATCGCCAACTGAGCCTCTATGGTCGTCCAAAG GGGAATTATTTTTCATAACAGATAGAAATGCAGGGTTTTGGAACTTATACAAATGG ACTGAAGATAAAAATGAGGTCCTTGTAATTTACTCTTTGAACGCTGAGTTCACAAGACCATTATGGGATTTTGGAAATCGATGTTATGACATCATTGAGAGGAAAGAGGAATCAACAATTATTGCTTGCAGCTACAG GCAACATGGAAAGTCACATCTTGGTGTTATAAATCAAGCTAAGAACTCTTTCTGTTCAGTTGATATTCCATTCACTTACATATCAAATATT GTTGCAGGTGGACAGATCCTTTACATTGAGGGTGCATCTTCTGTTCTTCCTACATCTTTAGCAAAG GTGATACTAGATGATCATATGTCAAATGTTGTATATTTCAGTATCATGTGGTCATCTTCTTCAGACATTGACAAGTACATATCATATTTTAGCCGCCCAGAGTTTATTGAATTTCCAACAGATGTGGCAGGTCAAAATGCCTATGCATACTTCTATCCTCCGTGCAATCCAGAATATAATGGTAGTCAAGAAGAAAAACCTCCACTGTTGCTAGAAAGCCATG GAGGGCCAACAGATGAGGCACGTGGAACCTTAAATCTTAGCATCCAATATTGGACTAGTAGAGGATGGGCATTTGTGGATGTTAACTATGGAGGAAGTACAG gtTATGGCAGGGCATACCGAGAACGCCTTTTGGGGAAGTGGGGAATTGTTGACATCAATGATTGTTGCTCGTGTGCTAAAAGTTTG GTGGATGAGGGGAAGGTTGACGGAAAGCGCCTTTGCATAACTGGGTGTTCTGCTGGTGGTTACACAACATTAGCTTCTCTTGCTTTCAGAGATACATTCAGAGCTGGCGCTTCTTTATTTGGA ccgagggtctttcggacaCAGGTTCTCTtcctccatgaggtagtggtaaggtctgcgtacactctaccctccctgAACTCCACTTTTGGGACCTCTCtgtcactgg ATTGCCGATTTGAAGTCATTGAGTGA